The Aedes albopictus strain Foshan chromosome 1, AalbF5, whole genome shotgun sequence genomic interval TTACAGAAtattattaatgtccaagtgtatTGCTTGggcagggtcattaggccgaaggtcattaggcctcATGACCCTGCATCGTATTGAAACACTTTTATAAGAATTTAATCGGCTACATTGATTACTTGGCTGAACATCCCCGAAAAGTTATTATTTGACCACAGATAAAATTTCACtttgaaaatcaattttcgaGAGAAAGCTCGGATACTTAAGTTCCTCCTCCttctcttggcgtaacatcctcactgacTGGACACTGGAACGCAAGGgcaccgcctacaaaagtttggcggaagaggccCTTCGtgaaggggtagaggtgagggctctcacacaagaggcaaCTCTGAAggagaaaaacctagacgagatcaccgaagtggaagagctcgtcacgccACTGCGGCAACAGAGCGAGGTGCAGGTGACCgctgcagccgttaggctacggaaggggccagcagggacacaggtagcattggttcagctacctgtggcggacgtaaacaagtccgttaaagtagggtggattaaggtaggctggtgcgtgtgtcatctgacgttccacgagccaccggaggtttgttacAGGTGTCTGGGACCAGGACACAAATCataggactgcaaaggccctgacaggagcaaactgtgtaggagatgcggccccgaaggccataaggtacaaggctgcacgagtccacccatttgtctgatctgtaccgggaaatccgcaaTCAGCAAGCACCCAACGGGAGGACCAAGGTGCCGGTCTTCAGAAGAGCCGCAGcggacaaatcacagtgcaggtaacgcagctaaacctgaagccctgtgacgcagcccagcaactgttttgtcaggcagtttctgagtgggggacggatttCACCAtaatagcggacccataccgagtacccgctggcAACGGCAATTCTGTCGCGGTGCCTACAAGGGCtttaccaccggcttactgggggactcaagcgattgcggacctgcgccgcgtctgcctacgggctaggtggcggatgcagcgagcacgaactgagaaagagcgaaacgaacggcgggtggtgtttgccGCTGCCGAAGTCGCGCTGAGaacgagataagggcaagcaaaaaggcctgctttgagggtctctgtcagagtgccaatgcaaatcagtggggtgatgcctacaggatcgtgatgactAAGgcaagaggtgtgatggctcctgcagagtagtctccagagatgttgaaggggatcatcgaTGGGgaaccgatgaggaacttgcggggatagcgtaGACCTCAGGTCCCCGGTCCGGACGGAGTAGCGGACTTGGCATAAAAagttattgcagaggctcccaggatgttcagatctgctatgcagaattGTCTGGACGAGAGAgtcttcccagaggtttggaagcggcagagcctggccctattgccaaaggcgaggcaaccacccggagacccgtcaggATATAGGCCAagatgcttgatcgacacgacgGGAAGGTTTTTCGAGGAGATCTTCCTCCACAGACACTTGAGGTACACCgtgggtgtaaatggtctctcgagcaaccagctcGACTTCCGGAAAGGAAGGTCGACCGTAGACACcatcggctattgccgatgcgctcctgtacCTGTATaaaattctcggaagttacttccagaatcgagtactagtttacgacacagaggtggatcggaagtgctttcacataacctcaggagtcgcgcaaggttccatccttggTTCCATCCTGTTAAGACGAGATGTTGAGGTTAACTCGATCGCAGTTGTGGGGGAGTGGATGAGATgtaaggttttacgaaactggaattggctcaccacaaaacgggatggtaacataaggctgaatttcaaaaggctgaatgcacataaggctgaatacaaaaggctgaaactatggatatgtaatggctgaaatatcaaaaggctgaaataacaaaaggctaaaAACATGGATTTCAGgcctgaaatgtcacttatccgaatgtgttataatgattttaattcTAAGGAGGATTACTAGTTGTACAATATTACTAGTTACAATAATATTACAATATTACTAGTTGTCCCATGTACAGCCTAGTTGAacggttaaattatgatctatgcatatacctcgaaagaacagcctatctaaaaaagcgggaaaaatctctgatgggagagtaagtattgtggccgcaaatagtacagtgtAACGACTAAgtggaaaggtttgatgataatatctccatactaataactctcccatgatagatttttttcttttattaaataggctgttcttttgtggTATATGCATATATTCAGTactggcattcttaccaatgtgtaaaatgcagcgagcttctgcgtgcgcatattccttaaaaacgatttatcagagatttctccttcttttgaacataggctgttcttactgtgtttggaTGTTATAGCAGCAGCATTTTTTTCTCAAAGATGttgcttcttttaaaatgttgaaagaacaATAATTTAAGTACAGGTGTTGAAGCTGCatactttttaccagatgtttctccttcttttaaacataggctattctttcaaatagtattgtattcgaaatgaacgcgagccaaaaatgaactgaacactttaaattttttggacgACAAAgaattgaacttgcctgtcagagcttttgctgtTTAAGAACATCATTTGGCTCTGAGTTCatatgcgcttatcttcatcattaaatcctatgtgccttctttcctaggactaggaAAGACTAGGACCTTGTGCCGCATctccatgtttggacgttattatgttatgtcacggGAAAATGCGTCAcattggtacgacattgtggtctcggatattgaaatacagctctaGGCATTCGGACttttcgaaacacacgatagTTGGGCTTGTTCACTCTCTCAATAGAAGGAGATTCTTAATCGAATTAGTTTAAAAGATTGCtaaaattgacgaaaaaaaatggcgcaaatatgaccattttagtttcACAGAtcccagggtaacatgttagtcagcatgctacgggtaCAGTTCTTTCCATTAGTTtatgccgcgttcaatttgcatgttccaatatatttgatcgcagtatgccgagtatgaacttcaacgcaaattgattgcGTTCACACTGTGGTGCTGCAATTCGGTTATGAACTCCTATGCGCACAACATTGCTTGACATATatgggaaatagtttctgtcgacgCGAATGAAGCCGTATAGTCCCGGATTCTGGAAAACCCGAAAATCTCCTACGTTAATACATTATTGGGCTGAGGAGGGGTGAAGTATAAGAAAGTTTTTATTTCCTGACatggttccttgagaaacttaatcaggaatggccaactgatggactgACGACCAGACTCTATtcgtttaggcaattttatgattttcgatggTTCATGCCgctaactccgttactgtattgtattaaattatatgattggaaatctggattttccaaaacccatattgaccggactggtacgctcagatatgattccaatagcagaagaatttctgaatctaatgagctccaaatgtttgaaatctgtggaaacatggtggaggtacagccatttcagtttcgcggatccCACGGTACCCTGCTGGCGTTCAATTTGGAGCTCGTACGGGTTAGAAATTTtaaactgaacaaagttcaaacatttttgagcaataGTTACAATTGTTtgcatctaagactcattcaacctagtttccgtgttatacaaaatacttcaaacgagtggaaatgAAATGTTGgcgaatttttttgtcaatttgagttTAGTATTTGTGGAGTATTAGCCGATATGATACTAAATAAAGTACctacaataacatagacattatgataacGAAATCCATAATATTATGATCCACtcgaatgtcttttcatcagttagagccttagctcacgtgaccagatgtccattcgataaATAGTCCAATCGACTatatgtcatatacttcctcttccgtaaaatgggttttggcCGAATGTTCATTTGACCAAATATCCATTCGAacaaatttccaaatatttttttttatttcctatgATCAATTCAAGTCGAGTCGAATGTTTTTCAAAGATCAATAGATTAGCCATTAATGTTTAagatgtcatttcattcgattctctacagctttcaaaacttttcagccttttgatatctttcagccttttgatatgattcagccttttgatgctttcagccttttgatcattcagccttatgtgtttcagccttttaatcattcagccttatgtgattcagccttttgtacgtaaaccccacaaaactgaggtggtggttgtgaacaaccgaacgACGGGGTAGCAAGTGGTgaccagtgtaggcgattgcactatcacttcggaGCGCTCCGTCAGATACTTGggggtgatgatgatgatcgacgataagcttatctCTGTAgttacgttgattacgcctgcaaaagaacctccacagctatagtggcactatTCCGGATAatatccaatagctctgcggtgtatgccagtaagcgcaagctctGGCTAGTGTCGCAACGTCCATACTAAgctatggcggcccggcgtggggcacggtGCTAAGTACCGATAGCTACCGAGGTTAGCTGGAAAGTATtgtaggctgatgtgcctgagggttgcgagtgcgtaccgtaccgtgtcacacgacgatcTCTGCGTCATCATTGGTATAGtgtctatcggcatccttatcgggGAGAACAtaaagtgcttcgaaatgcgcggcacaagaggcatacgcaggactaccagattggcctccatggtcaattGGCAGCGCGCGAGGGACAgtttcaccaaaggaaggtggacccacaggctgatcccgagggtagataatTGCGTTAACAAGCGCCGTggagaagtaacattccacctgacccaGGTCCCTTCGGGCCATGGTTgcatccgacagtatctacatcgtttcggtcagtgggttctcccgaatgcccgggttgagctggtttagaggaaacgacggAACATGGgaaggaggacacaactccggacaatcttgtcctggTAGTGtgaagggatgagtttggctggaatgccgtttcaacggctatcacccacatcgtcttggagctacagaggaggtggcgcgtggacttggaGTTTGGATTGTGTGGCTAGTTTTGGattgtgtttagtgggtcggggTGTAGTGCTGTCTTCTACTTTGCCTGTAGGGGACGGTCCCCAACCCCTGGAACTGGACTGTTCGgttgtttgttgagcagattagcCTCTCATTGcttaaagaagaaaaaaatcactaACTTGGACCAGGACATATTATGTTTGAATACTTCTCGTACTAAGATTTCTGTGACGCGCCAGTGTTCAGAAATTGGTCTTGTTCTCTGCAATAGAATCACTGCAAGGTTAAACCAACAAGCAAATAGGTATCTATTTTATCacatcaattatttgtttgtttgcagtCAAATGTAATATTGATTGGACAACGACTAACCCTTTCAGTTCGTAAgtgtcatttgcacctcgctgagaTGCTTTCGGTTAGCGAGGTAGACGTCCTGAAGTGGTTACGTTCCATTACACTGACACGGTCAGCAGGTTGTAAAGCAGATTCTCGCATTATTTCGCCCCATACATTTGCATCAGCACGGTGAAATAAGACATCGTGGTGCGGAGGGTCTGTAAATATTGAACCGACGTTAATAGTAATAAACGTACAGTGTACTGTATACTGGTTGTTTAGTAACAACTGTGAAAGCAAATATACCATTCCGAACGTTTCCCGATTGAGGTAGAAAAACTTCCCGGTAGTAAGTGCCGTAATCCGCTGCGATCTGCTCAATACAAATAGAAGTTTGCGTTGTTCGCCAACTGGCCATTGGTACCAGGACACTTCATGAACTGCATCGGCCACGGAAGCACTCTGCAAGAAATTGAAGGTGATGACAACTTGACCACTTGAGCTAACAAAGAACACTAACAGCAGACATTAGCTCTGACCCCAACATTGAGTATACCAGAATGTGGGAGAGGATATACGATAGCATCAGaatcattttgatcaacaagTCCCGGTCGTCGTTTGCCTGTGCAATGAAAAATCTATCAAATTGTCGACGGTGCAACCAGCGAACTCACCAAAACTAGaaccattagtgtcaaacagagcATTACGATACACGTGCCGAACTGCATCAACATATACACGTTCAGTGCTTGCTCCAGCGAACGTGCACTCCTGTAATTGTAGAGAAATAAACTCTGGTGTAAACATATTCCGTGCGATGTTCAAAAAAAGGCTTACCGATATACTACCTCATGCAATTCAATGATGTCAACCAGTTCTTGCTGACATgatttttctttagaaaatgcGTTCAAGTTCGAGAGTCTTCGCCGGATTATTTTAAACAACCCGGCAATATGATGAATCAAACTCCAATGGAGACTATTAATCGATACGATAACCACTACAATACTTAACAGTGACAGTCCACCGACTCCAACAACGAGTAACCATAGCCAAAAATTAGAAGTATAATCAAATATGTAGAAACTGTAAAGACAGAACCCATTATTTTAAAACTTCTCAACACCCTACAAACTACTTACTCAGCTTCCAAAATTCCGTGCAGCGGAGGCAACTCTTCGCTGCGCACATATTTGACGATTGTCTGTATCGGATTGGACGAGCAATAAATCAGACCAACTGCCATTTGAAATCCAATGTAACCCTTGAAGAACCGATCTGTAGATAACTCCAGATGATCGATTGTGCGCTGCAACTCCCTGTCCAGACTGTCGGAAACTGCTGCCAAAGCAAATCGTACATCGCCATAAGCCTTCCCCAGTACCGGTTGATGAAAGATGGTGCTCACGATGAGCATGATTATGTTAGCGATGGACATGGATTCGACGGCGGTTCTCGTAATAACTGCAAAGCTTGGCTGCTGCCGAAAGATGTAGATGATTCCCGGGAACAGCAGCCACCCAATGTACAGGGTTGTGAAGGCCAGTGGTTTTGCACTGCTTCGTTTCTGGTAGGGTTGCGTCCAGAAGCCCAACAACTGCAGAAGTTTGATGACCGACCGCATGATGTTGCCTGGGGATGTCCAGACAGTGGATTTATGTGAAACGTTGTCTCCGCTGTTGAAGTTTTTATATCAAATTTTCGCTCCATTTTGGTCAATGGTacgaacaaaaatattttttatcccTATGGGAAATCGTTCTGAATTTTTCAAAACACACTGGAAAGGTAATTGAGCTCAAGGACTAATTAGTTTGTAGACATTATGCACTGTATGCTTTGGTCACATATGTTATTAAACATACGAAAGCATTTAGTCTTGCATTCATAAAGCAACAGCAATTATAAAAGCGTGTCGAAAATTGTATGGTAATGGAATGTGTGAATATTTTcactacaggtatgttccgtttttatcaacacggtccacgattttcagttgacaaaaacggaatagtgataaaaacggaataattttctttgacaaatttttttttcaacattttaatatgaattggaagttttaCAGTAGAACACATtcgaaaagtaaaaatatgcagtttactatgaaatttaattgttttttgatgtcttttagcacatcttggttgcacagttcaaattacagatttctgactgtgacgccggcaagaggttttcaccacatttttggaaatttattttcgttgatCGCATGAATGtcacatattacagttccagtactgcccataatcgcatagttgacgtaaccaccattgacaatttcagcactcacaagctaatatttATCAAATGTTCATAATTGTGATCAGTTTTATTCAAttgagcacaagatctaatcactagctagatatcaacgagAAAAAAATCATCAACTTTTCATTCATCAttgttgaaatttcaaaagtttgCTGAAAACTACTGAAAACTTATGGGCAGAGTATTCGGATCGACGTTTTCAAATATGATATACTTCCGAAATGATTAATCTCCAGGAtcgtaatttcgatatcctaacaaaaaaggatatttttagttccttccggaaggcatttctccacgagtatcatcttcacagattcccataaaagtttcgtctaggatatttttaggaaatctccaggagttttcctaaGATATCACTTttaacttctccagaatattggattgctaaagaagttcttccagaattcttctaggttaccttgtatcatgccgcttgtttatcttttagaattctatgagaatttttacaaaaaagaggtactgccccttatgatttctttagaaatt includes:
- the LOC109430000 gene encoding uncharacterized protein LOC109430000 — protein: MRSVIKLLQLLGFWTQPYQKRSSAKPLAFTTLYIGWLLFPGIIYIFRQQPSFAVITRTAVESMSIANIIMLIVSTIFHQPVLGKAYGDVRFALAAVSDSLDRELQRTIDHLELSTDRFFKGYIGFQMAVGLIYCSSNPIQTIVKYVRSEELPPLHGILEADFYIFDYTSNFWLWLLVVGVGGLSLLSIVVVIVSINSLHWSLIHHIAGLFKIIRRRLSNLNAFSKEKSCQQELVDIIELHEVVYRSARSLEQALNVYMLMQFGTCIVMLCLTLMVLVLANDDRDLLIKMILMLSYILSHILVYSMLGSELMSASASVADAVHEVSWYQWPVGEQRKLLFVLSRSQRITALTTGKFFYLNRETFGMTLRTTMSYFTVLMQMYGAK